A window of Salmo trutta chromosome 5, fSalTru1.1, whole genome shotgun sequence contains these coding sequences:
- the slc16a13 gene encoding monocarboxylate transporter 13, with protein MAKLQAPQALQSQPAAPDGGWGWVVVGALFVTSALVFGIIRSMGVFFVEFVQYFGESAQAVSWITSIGLAMQQCVSPFGTALCNGYGARPVVMAGGCLSALGFILASQATCVTHLYLTLGVISGSGWALVFTPMVASVMQYFNRKRSLAMALGFTGVGLSSFAFSPLFQLLVEMYTWRGALLILGGLSLNMVACGALIRPLGTHKAVAALAPGESAWSCASIFHRAYSYLELSLLFQRPFLTYSLAITFFNCGYFVPYVHLVAHSCNEGFSQYQAAFVISATGVTDIVGRLVSGWASDLGRLRLPHMLVLWTGLLGLSLLMLPLGSLGGSYPGLLTISLAYGFCAGAMTPLVFAVVPEIVGMERMLGALGLLQMIESVGGLLGGPLSGLLKDLTGSYTASFLVAGGFLLLGTMVTTTLPHFFSCTDQHPLQRHARNNNQQSPESGLLTNSISEKLNHIDTIPYSQPQLDRNSLQPEPEVYMPLNRSRTDDAATKC; from the exons ATGGCAAAGCTGCAGGCCCCCCAGGCGCTTCAGAGCCAGCCAGCAGCCCCAGATGGTGGGTGGggctgggtggtggtgggggccCTGTTTGTGACCTCTGCCCTGGTGTTTGGGATAATCCGGAGCATGGGGGTCTTCTTCGTGGAGTTTGTGCAGTACTTTGGGGAGAGCGCCCAGGCTGTCTCCTGGATCACATCCATAGGGTTGGCCATGCAGCAGTGTGtca GTCCATTTGGCACAGCATTGTGTAATGGATACGGTGCCAGACCTGTAGTGATGGCAGGAGGTTGTCTCTCTGCACTGGGCTTCATCCTGGCCTCACAGGCCACCTGCGTCACACACCTCTACCTCACGTTGGGCGTCatctcag GTTCGGGCTGGGCATTAGTCTTCACTCCTATGGTGGCGTCAGTGATGCAGTACTTCAACCGGAAGCGCTCCCTGGCCATGGCGCTGGGCTTTACGGGTGTGGGCCTCTCGTCCTTCGCCTTCTCACCCCTCTTCCAGCTCTTGGTGGAGATGTACACCTGGCGGGGGGCCCTTCTCATCCTGGGAGGCCTCAGCCTCAACATGGTGGCCTGCGGGGCCCTCATCAGGCCCCTGGGGACTCACAAGGCTGTAGCTGCG CTGGCCCCAGGTGAGAGTGCCTGGTCCTGTGCCTCCATCTTCCACCGGGCCTACTCCTACCTGGAGCTTTCCCTCCTCTTCCAGCGGCCCTTCCTCACTTACAGCCTGGCCATCACCTTCTTCAACTGTGGCTACTTTGTGCCTTACGTCCACCTGGTGGCCCACAGCTGCAACGAGGGCTTCTCCCAGTATCAG GCTGCCTTCGTCATCTCAGCCACGGGTGTGACGGACATCGTGGGCCGTTTGGTGTCCGGCTGGGCCTCGGACCTGGGCCGTCTTCGTCTGCCCCACATGCTGGTCCTCTGGACGGGCCTGTTGGGCCTCTCCCTCCTCATGCTGCCCCTGGGCTCCCTGGGGGGGTCCTACCCGGGCCTGCTCACCATCAGCCTGGCCTACGGGTTCTGCGCCGGCGCCATGACTCCCCTGGTGTTCGCGGTGGTGCCGGAGATCGTGGGCATGGAGCGGATGCTGGGCGCCCTGGGGCTGCTACAGATGATCGAGAGCGTCGGGGGGCTGCTGGGGGGACCGCTGTCAG GTTTGCTGAAGGACCTGACAGGCAGTTACACGGCCTCCTTCCTGGTCGCTGGGGGTTTCCTCCTGCTGGGTACCATGGTAACGACCACTTTGCCTCACTTCTTCTCCTGCACCGACCAGCACCCTCTCCAGAGACACGCCCGCAACAACAACCAGCAGAGCCCCGAGTCTGGCCTCTTGACCAACTCCATATCAGAGAAACTCAACCACATAGATACCATACCGTACTCTCAACCGCAACTGGACCGCAACAGCCTCCAGCCGGAACCAGAGGTGTACATGCCTTTAAACCGAAGCAGGACCGATGATGCCGCTACTAAATGTTGA